The genome window CGTCACTTGTCTCCACCCAGTTTCCAGTCTCATGACTGATGACGTCAGTCCTACCCGAAACGAGGTCACAGagtccgccccccccccccccccccaacagcAGGCCACACCTTTGTTCCCGTTCCGCCATTTTAACACCATTAGAAGAACCATTTCCCGACCGCCACGTTGTCATTCAcgacaaatactgacatttatCGATCACAGTTGATGAAATGTCGCAATCTAGATACTAGACATCACATATGAGACGCATTTCAGAAGAAATGGTGCAACATTATACAGTTATATCATCTTAACGGAAACCCCATCCGTGTATTATTCATAAAATAATCGTTGGGACACAACAATATTAAACCTGAAAATGAATTGTTAACCGTTGTCATTATTAAGATCTTTAAAGATCGCGGTAACGTCCGGCCCCTCGGTCACGCGGACACTATATACCTGTCAGCTGTCATCGGcgaaattatttttaaaaatgatactTACGACATTTTTCTTGATTAGAAGTGACTCAGTGCACTGGCTGGATGCACTGTTTTGGTGGTTGCTGCTGGGTCGCTGCACGTTTACGCGGCCATTTCGGCAAAATAGAGCGATGTCTGACAAAGTagcttgtgtgtttgtaggaAAATGGCGATCGCCGTGAAGCTGTGGTGTAATATGGAGCTAAAGCGCGGACCGGAGCGGAGCGGAGGTATTCTTCCGCGGTGCTCACATTATCACTCCGCCTGTGTCTGTTGTCCGCATTCCTTCCTCTCAGAAAATAGTCCGTGTGACAAGACACAGtactgtttattaaaactttacTGTTTTCTAAGTTATTGGTTGattctgctgttttatttatcataGTATTAAATGGTACTTTTAATACACATTTGAGATACTGTTACATACTggaaataaaactcaaaaatacaGAGTttaacatttatgtattttttattaaaatatatgtcaaatatatatatatatatcaaaacaTTCTGAAACGTAATACACACCCATgtgcgaacacacacactcacacacatgcacaccagaGTTCTCTGTTTCAGCTAAACATTTCCCACATTCGAACGAGGTATTCCAGGTGGTCTTGCAGATTTTCAGCCAGCAGACGAACGCGACCAGAAAACCTGCTTTTGTTTGACTTCTTCAGCatttcaccctcctcctccgtgAAATACTGATCCAATTCCTTGGCAAAATCCCGAAGCAGTTTCTGAGACGACAGTCCACAAGAAGTCTTCTTTTCATTGTCCGCGTTATTCTGAAACACAGTCTGTGACAGATGTGCCATCTTTAGTGCGTCAGACTGGGCTCCCGCCCTATGTAGTCTGGCAATGTCATGCCTTCGCAGGTCATTCATACCAGAGAGGATAAACTCCAGGCAGTGTTCTATGTCGACAATGTTCCCCTTATAATCATATGCTAGTCTCTCAACTGTCGTCCTATTCACAGTCTTCTTGTTGGCCTTGACAGTGTGCGCGCCCATACCCCCAGCGGATGCTACCATGCCAGCACCAACGGCTGTAGCGATGAGTGAGGCTCCCATGGTCACAGGGGCCAAGGCAATGCCTATCACTGCAGTCACCCCTCCCACGGCACCAGTGGTGCCCCCAGCTATGCCCATGGTTTTggccttcttcttcatcttgtcCAGGTTGTGGGAGATGGAGTTGAACTCTGCGATGATGCTCCGCATGCAGTCGCTGCGCTTCATCAAGAGGAGATTGTAGAGACGCAGGGCCTTGCTCACATGCATGGCCCTCTGCTCAAATGATCTGCATAGGGACAGTAACAAGAAATGGGTTCAAGTAACCAACATCTTCTTTTCAGTTTAGACCATTTCCTTTATTGTcaaattaagttaagttaagcaACAAGTCAGAAGATGCACACTAAAGTTCCCTCTAGAGTGGTAGAAACATGAGGAAGTGCCCTAAGGGCTGCCATTCATATGTAGCCTCTAaagcaaaatacaaataatttcTAAAGGAGTGCCTTTCCAGTGGAGAAAAGCGATGCAGTGTCCCGTAAGATGCCCTTGCAAATTTGTCCTTCCAATCAATGATGATGCTGTTATGAAGTTCCCTATTGTCCCTACATGACCGTGTCCCAAAGAGTGTTCTTTGAAGAAATGGTATTCAgtgctgtatagaaaatgccCATCTCTGTGATACAAATTAATCATATAATGCAGGGGTGACAAACTTACGGCCTGCGGGCCAGAAGTGGCCCATCAGAGGGTCCAATCCAATAATTTGattaatactatatttttcaaaataaatgtgttgtgcctttgtatatccactgtgatctgtaagttgtgatgcacatatgtaaatgttaatgtaaatgtaaatttcaggttgtttgttataggttttgtaaaaagatacagATAAGAGTTCTTGTTTATAGGCTTTTATGCTATTATTCGACTGCTACGGCCTGCTTGAGCTAATAATGTGTTGTAAGTGGCCCCTGAACTGCCccatccaatccaactttatttataaagcacaagaacaacaacagctgaaacaaagtgaaatacTAGTGGCGTCTGCCCCACAAGTGCACAGTAGTTGCCCTTTTCATTTTCTCCCCCGCTCTTCCAAaggtctgtgcacgccactgtgTATCAGACAACTAATTAGCATATTTTTAAAGGTCATTGTGAGGGAATTCAAATTCCACTACATTACCTTATTTCCTCTTCTAAACTGAGGCCATACAGCGATGGAGTCATGTCCGATTCTGTTGCAGTGACAGACAGCAGAGACAAATTACACACACGTTTCACTTCGATGATGTCATACAATATAGGAAACAAAATGTGGGCTTACTCGACACTCTTGTCAACCATCTCAGCATCACAATGATTTCCTAAGGAACAGAGATCATTATATTTTCatatcaaataaatatttaatttttacgtctgtgtgtgtgtgttagatggATAGATTCTTCCAAACTCTTACGAgtacaagacaaaaaaacaacctcattttattcacaggaagaggaagaggtaAGGACTAAGAAAAGCCATACATCTGCGTCCTTTTTGGACTGATGACGTGAAGAGAAGCAGCCACTCTGGTAGCGTAGTCCAGATCGAGGCATCGACCTCACTGACGTCTGTTGAACAGAAATAGAATAATAGACATGAACAACAACATACATTCTACTCAGTTTTATGGCCTCAGAGAATATAaagctctttgtgtgtgtgtgtgtgtgtgtgtgtgtggaaagtgTCAATCTCACGGTTGTATTTTCGTCCTCTGGCAGAACATCCAGGTAGGGCCGATGTTCTATCTCACTGTacactgactctgactgtgtCCCTGTTGAgtacggtggtggtggtggtggtggtgggttgAAGGCAGGGGGTGGTGGTCTGGTCTGTCATTGACAAAGACTTTTAAAGTGGCTTTTAGTCATACACTCAAGTTTGGACACTCTTCACACATTGCTGTCCAACTATAATCATTACTGTAATCATGATCATattactttgttactgtactgtacaaaattaacgtatctgtactttactttattattcatatttctagcaacttttacttttactcctgCATTTACCCAAACTACGTTGTTACTCggtactaccaaataaaatcagaagaagagttggtaagtggtctgtatttacagtatatagagcTTATCTAGTCTTGacctgctttacactacagttttgacattcacacgcttcaacaagtgtcttgctcaaagaCTCATATAGAAAGActaccaggaattgaacccacaaccttctcgttgaaagacaacttgttCTACCAcagagctaccatggctcaatcctaactcttAAGTaacttaaacacattttatctcAGAGAATTACTTTTGATACAGAAGTACAGTagatgtcatatactttaagacttttactaataataaaaaagtgacttcaacttctaccaagtcattttctggtaagatacttgtacttttactcaggTATTCCCTTTAGGTGCTTTATACAAGACTATTTTTCACACTCCCAGGAACACGTCTTAGAAATACATGAATGTAGAATCTAACCTACACTGACTTGTGACCATCAGCCAAGAGAAATATATGAGATActtatatttgacatatttgattttgttaCCTTTGCTTTACAGTAAGtgaacaacaaaaatatgaaccaggctagaaaaaacatttagtgtATACACTGTAGGGTCATATTTACCCCAGAGTATACAGTATAAAGCCACAAGGAAAAATGTCTTTAGgagtaaatataataatcaaatcaatattctttataacattataacaatggattattttctcattgAGGAAAGCATGAAGATCATTCTCAACCTTCAGTGTAAGTGTAAGTGCTCAGTACAGTTTGATCTTTATTAAACATGCACACGAAAAGGAAGAGAAtcactattttcttttcttttttttttgtctttcggcttctccctctctaggaaTGAgacgcatatttgatttggcagagattttttacACCTGATaaccttcctgatgcaaccctcccatttatctgggcGTGGGAGTGGCCCCACTGTGGCTGGGGGCCATTTTagaatggggattgggtactttGTACTTTGGTTTACAAAGATTTTTGTTAACTCTTTCCATCTGTGTTTCAGTTGTAAATGCAGGGAATTCCGTTTTTCCATGACAGTGGGACGGACAACAAACGTTTTCTGTCAATATCTGTCACAGTTGTGACACTTATAATTATGGTTCAGTGCACTCTTCAGTGAATCACATACCTGTGTAGGCGACGGGCCATACACGTGATGTAGACGAGGTGGAACTGTGGGTCTGTCTGTCGCGTCTGTGGCCTGAAAATCACACGTGTTCACTTTGTGATTTCACAAACCTGAGCACTGCATTgtcagattaaaaacaacaacaaaaggtcTAAAACTAAGAATAAATACACACGTATTgtcaaatcacaaaaaaaattactttttttcccaTAACTTATTGATAATTTGTGACCTTAATTGTACCTTTTCTGCATAAGTCTCACAAGGAGTGGCCACCTCTTCAGGGAAACCTGCTGAGTCTGTCTGCTGTGTGGAGTAGACTGTGGATTGCTGAGAGTCAACGCTGTTCGTCTGTACAGGAAATAATAAATCAGGAAAGGTGAGTTCTACATGATCAGTTACCTTCACTGTCTCCCACAGAACTCTGACACATGCTTTAGTGAAAGGTAATCCCCTACCTTACGGGGCATCCCTCTCATAGACTGTACTCTCTCATAGTAGATGGCAGGAGGCGGGGGGCGTGCAGGAGGTGGAAGACTTTTCCTCTTCTCAAGACGGACAGCTGGGGGCTACAACAGAAGGAGAATGTTAGACTTTTTCCGCTTAAAGTTCCATTAATCACAACAGATATACAGTGTGTTGTACACAAGTGCACTGTGGGAATCAGTTCAATAAAATACTTTTAAGAAACTATCAACTGGAACCTGCACGTGTTTTTGTGAAAACGTTTCCAAATGGGGAACAATACTTCAGACACTGACATTTCGACTCGTCATAGCAGGAAAAATAACTATTgcacataataacaataacagaaaCCCCTTTACACCAGAGGAATGTTGTGCCTTTATTCTGTCTCACTGTACTGTGCAAAAGGAAATCGTTGGTTTCTATTTTTGTGTAGAACTGGCATGGTGGGAAACACGCTGATGCTGTCATGTTATGTGCCACGCCAAGCCATATTGTACTTTTGACAGTGGTCATTAGTATTATTGATTCCTGTGCATTATCAGCTTTTACACTTTTGTCAAATAGTCAGATTATTCCTTATGTATGAGTAATATTTGTACTCTAAGTGCCTTAAACTCAACTAAGATATTTCCTCTTGCATTCTATGGGCAGCAATGTTGCttataaaagtgtgtttgttgtgacatTTCTTAAcccatcatttattttattttattgataatATCATTAGCAATTATTGTTTTGTCCTGCTGGAAAGTAATTGTGACGAGTCATTTCGAGTCATTTGGTTAATCTTACCTTGGTTAGAATAATCATGAAATGTCTATGACATGTCTAAGGCCTCGAATTCCCGCAGGACTTTTTCCTTTTAAGAGTGATTATGAAGTGTCTTGCTCATATATGTGGCTTAAATACATGTATTCTAAGTCACTTTGGACCAAAACATGTGTCCAAataaatgtgattcatagtaacaataaaagaagatggagctgccgagGCAgggggaaaagaggaagaccacagagagggTTCAAGGATATGAGGACAGTCAgcgtaacagaagaggacacaagggggaAAATGGAGTCAGACGCCGAAAGAAGAAGGATAACAACAACTTGTGAATATTTTTAGGTGTTAATGATGCATGCCGctgtatttaaaatgtcacatacaTTCACAGTTGTCTCAGTATTTGAGCTGCTGTTCTGGCTGCCTCCATAAACATCTGCCGTAGTGGAGGTCAAACATCTGATTGGCGGTGGTCTCGGAGGGGGACGAACAGGCTGGAGCCTTGGTGCAGGCTCTTCATCGTGCTGGCAACTCTAAAGACATAAGGACACAGTATAATTACTCCTAATTAATGTGTGCCGATTAATCAGGAGGTTACTGTGTGTCAAACCTGCTGTACTCACCACTGCGGTAGTTTCACTGCTTGTTTCATTCCCAGAGTCAACAGCAGAGTTGGTGGTGTCACTTGGTGGAGGTTTTGGTAGTATTTTAGATCTAGGACGAGGTACAGGCTTGACTCTGAACTCTGGCTGAACTTCGTCTGTGACCGCAGGCtgacaataaagaaaatcaacaagCGAGTGATTCAGTGAGTTAACATCTGCATTTCCACTAAAGATGGAACAAGGGGATGGTAAGGAATTATAATCAGACAAAGCATGAAATTCAAGCAGCAAttcaacatttttatgtaaatttGAACGCTTTGCAAAActccagctgcttttttttaccttcagtgCATCAGGCTCTTCATAGGCGGGTGGTAGAGTGTCATAGCCGTTGGTGATGCTAGACTTCATCATCAGGCTTTTCCTGGGCGGTTTCGGTGGCTAGGGGGGTTTAAGAGAGACAAATTTAAAACCGTTTTGCCTTTATCGAGCAAgcaaagtttatttatttctattgcaCTTTTCACAGACAgaaatcacaaagtgcttcacagcaGATAAAGGAGATTATAGGAAAG of Solea solea chromosome 16, fSolSol10.1, whole genome shotgun sequence contains these proteins:
- the LOC131475110 gene encoding ras-associated and pleckstrin homology domains-containing protein 1-like isoform X1 — translated: MTPPKPPRKSLMMKSSITNGYDTLPPAYEEPDALKPAVTDEVQPEFRVKPVPRPRSKILPKPPPSDTTNSAVDSGNETSSETTAVSCQHDEEPAPRLQPVRPPPRPPPIRCLTSTTADVYGGSQNSSSNTETTVNPPAVRLEKRKSLPPPARPPPPAIYYERVQSMRGMPRKTNSVDSQQSTVYSTQQTDSAGFPEEVATPCETYAEKATDATDRPTVPPRLHHVYGPSPTQTRPPPPAFNPPPPPPPPYSTGTQSESVYSEIEHRPYLDVLPEDENTTTSVRSMPRSGLRYQSGCFSSRHQSKKDADEIIVMLRWLTRVSKSDMTPSLYGLSLEEEIRSFEQRAMHVSKALRLYNLLLMKRSDCMRSIIAEFNSISHNLDKMKKKAKTMGIAGGTTGAVGGVTAVIGIALAPVTMGASLIATAVGAGMVASAGGMGAHTVKANKKTVNRTTVERLAYDYKGNIVDIEHCLEFILSGMNDLRRHDIARLHRAGAQSDALKMAHLSQTVFQNNADNEKKTSCGLSSQKLLRDFAKELDQYFTEEEGEMLKKSNKSRFSGRVRLLAENLQDHLEYLVRMWEMFS
- the LOC131475110 gene encoding ras-associated and pleckstrin homology domains-containing protein 1-like isoform X2, whose amino-acid sequence is MMKSSITNGYDTLPPAYEEPDALKPAVTDEVQPEFRVKPVPRPRSKILPKPPPSDTTNSAVDSGNETSSETTAVSCQHDEEPAPRLQPVRPPPRPPPIRCLTSTTADVYGGSQNSSSNTETTVNPPAVRLEKRKSLPPPARPPPPAIYYERVQSMRGMPRKTNSVDSQQSTVYSTQQTDSAGFPEEVATPCETYAEKATDATDRPTVPPRLHHVYGPSPTQTRPPPPAFNPPPPPPPPYSTGTQSESVYSEIEHRPYLDVLPEDENTTTSVRSMPRSGLRYQSGCFSSRHQSKKDADEIIVMLRWLTRVSKSDMTPSLYGLSLEEEIRSFEQRAMHVSKALRLYNLLLMKRSDCMRSIIAEFNSISHNLDKMKKKAKTMGIAGGTTGAVGGVTAVIGIALAPVTMGASLIATAVGAGMVASAGGMGAHTVKANKKTVNRTTVERLAYDYKGNIVDIEHCLEFILSGMNDLRRHDIARLHRAGAQSDALKMAHLSQTVFQNNADNEKKTSCGLSSQKLLRDFAKELDQYFTEEEGEMLKKSNKSRFSGRVRLLAENLQDHLEYLVRMWEMFS